In Aedes albopictus strain Foshan chromosome 3, AalbF5, whole genome shotgun sequence, the following are encoded in one genomic region:
- the LOC109408362 gene encoding tyrosine-protein phosphatase non-receptor type 23, translating into MEAVPRMPMVSFELKVSPEPTTFGPLKQYIAEYYHEDPDSYSKECHQLEQLRGTAVRPSQDVDGTTVMKRYYCQLHSIQNRFLLAQMPESHQMLSFSWRDLYSGSTLQKSNIKFEMAVVLHNYGALHTQLGAAEGRADPESMKKACTHFQCAAWAFGYIKDNYALLLQGDLSTELLIFMQALCFAQAQECIMEKSLCDNRKSGIIAKVTAQIVIYYNSALAALLTQNGEDGRIQDIVGSKQFKEWRKYVKFKISYLSCILLLYQGQQSEEQQKMGERVVLYQTSFDKLEEARKESKGLANQDQVNDALQFTMDVVEAKRKSAKNENEFIYHEEVPELSSISAVQGANLVHGIAFNVTDADAMGEDIFHRLVPMKAHESSSVYSEEKATLLRTIGTRVEDKDNELASFMSSLNLDAINVQNPNSFNDTRLPQGLVDRCAELNAKPSAIPDLVQSMSNLAETCSEVELMLKEIKHMLKQDEIQEDSYQQKIGQRSNGGGHIAELNREFAKYQEAHNKAGESNDTLRKAMGLHVSNLKILAQPLADIKLQIPSSSDQFDEGTLKELQSILNKVNEMKKQRAKLYQDLRDNVTNDDITSQLIALEGGADNKKRMQDLFKKELAKHDQLVALLDANLKAQANILKALTDIYARCAPIIKSISEAKNKREQFFSSLQGSYDVYEDLLSKSAKGLEFYKKLQANVQKLFSRVKAACDVQDEERNQKLRSSNMAKRTEPSRESPKPSGGPKLKDYLKSGNISLGSIKASGVDNNPSVYIPPVRPNPVGSESTAPVSSAATGVPGYYQDSYANYNYYSAANNVPAASATDYSQYYQQQQQQQQQMPYGSHTMPSSTFQSSVTNSTTATATQAQPQTTGYVNPIYQNPMPPYYNNNNQYPASQPSPSLSSSSSSEVGLNQGTQQWNQINQQFGAMNLQQPTQSYQTPSVAPTVSAAATYSQNGSYQADSSTMSQQYNAYGPSTTPNQTTTGQYYQQQQPQIQVPQSYAQSVQPTPQEPHKINQDSTSSYPSYPGYTYNPQTGTYDYTGITQQPTSYASQYSAAPATATATTTTTASSAASNYYPVQPTNPYDYNNQVQQPQVSTYGSPYNNTVPSQPTPTPVVSATVEQPTVPSAGTYPYGATITSATGYDYSQQNVQPQQTMVTADGSATGQQQQQQSQQYYSTQDQSQNSYYGNTGYGYQPTQSTYTQNHQPASADSTYANQYSNSNAHSQTPANQTSTAYNYGTYPNTATTDQTPQYTNYQQPTPVQQTVAEQPRTTVSSAAPQPRPQPQPQSPATLTTKSSSNLDLLSGIDFTPAPVAAPVLQPQTSVPPADDDDIKSEILTPTKAAPSLPVIPVQPDPPIAIDRKKSADELSICSDLSSIDQNFDWESASIRAVRAGSLPEAPTTVAAPAASRTHSRVGSMVDSSIVTVQSVRDPFEDQATLKWFHKEVERLEKFIDSLNVKTLNGTTPLDGKWKELQDLLVKEESKRQVSVARLFPEKNRSIDCVPYDHARVTLPTATDNYINAAFVKDLGFGCPPMILAQTPMQNTVNDFWNMTWSIKANVVVCLHTPAEILDTFWPTEINQELIYGDFSVTLVKQFDLTHCIERSLRVIMHGSDVIHSVTLLQNKLWPKQSAEYILGIASNVIGAHRQLAQEPKQQNPLIVNCLNGSDRSSLLAVAMSAILATQNKKPILINVVDIWYRICCQKKGALRDPNHMQLSYQIVLNNGYSILNKRGIMTSYQMKTVQATATAEKEEAINDPFKDLDPLWKLK; encoded by the exons ATGGAAGCTGTTCCCCGGATGCCGATGGTTAGCTTCGAGCTGAAAGTCAGCCCGGAACCGACCACTTTCGGGCCGCTGAAACAG TACATAGCGGAGTACTACCATGAAGATCCGGACTCGTACTCGAAGGAATGTCATCAGCTGGAACAGTTACGGGGAACGGCCGTTCGACCATCGCAGGACGTGGATGGGACAACGGTGATGAAGCGATACTACTGCCAGCTGCATTCGATCCAGAATCGATTCCTGTTGGCCCAGATGCCGGAGAGTCATCAGATGCTCAGTTTCAGCTGGCGTGATTTGTACAGTGGATCGACACTGCAGAAGAGTAACATCAAGTTCGAAATGGCAGTGGTTTTGCATAATTATGGAGCGTTGCACACGCAACTGGGAGCGGCCGAAGGGCGAGCCGATCCGGAAAGTATGAAGAAGGCTTGTACGCACTTTCAGTGTGCAGCCTGGGCGTTTGGATACATAAAGGATAATTACGCCTTGTTACTGCAGGGCGACCTGTCGACGGAATTGTTGATCTTCATGCAAGCTCTTTGTTTCGCTCAGGCTCAGGAGTGCATCATGGAGAAGAGTCTTTGTGATAACAGAAAGTCCGGAATTATAGCCAAAGTGACGGCTCAAATTGTGATCTATTACAATTCGGCTTTGGCCGCCTTATTGACCCAGAACGGAGAGGATGGTCGCATCCAAGACATCGTGGGTAGCAAGCAGTTTAAGGAGTGGCGGAAGTATGTGAAATTCAAGATCTCCTATTTGTCGTGCATTTTGCTGCTGTATCAAGGACAGCAGTCAGAGGAGCAACAGAAAATGGGTGAGAGAGTTGTGCTTTATCAAACGTCATTCGATAAGCTTGAAGAAGCACGGAAGGAATCTAAAGGACTTGCAAATCAAG ACCAAGTAAACGATGCGCTCCAGTTTACGATGGACGTGGTGGAGGCCAAACGCAAATCGGCCAAGAATGAAAACGAATTTATCTACCATGAAGAGGTACCGGAATTGAGTTCGATTTCCGCAGTTCAGGGAGCGAATCTGGTGCATGGGATTGCGTTCAACGTGACCGATGCGGATGCCATGGGGGAAGACATTTTCCATCGGTTGGTTCCCATGAAGGCACACGAGAGCAGTTCGGTTTACAGCGAAGAAAAGGCGACCCTGCTGAGAACTATTGGAACCAGAGTCGAAGACAAGGATAACGAGTTGGCTTCTTTCATGAGTTCGTTGAACTTGGACGCCATCAACGTGCAAAATCCGAACAGTTTCAACGATACTCGCTTGCCGCAGGGATTGGTTGATCGTTGTGCCGAGCTGAATGCCAAGCCGAGTGCGATTCCGGACTTGGTGCAGTCAATGTCCAACTTGGCTGAGACTTGTTCCGAGGTGGAGCTGATGCTGAAGGAAATCAAACACATGCTGAAGCAAGACGAGATCCAGGAGGATAGCTATCAACAGAAGATTGGTCAGCGTTCGAACGGTGGTGGCCACATTGCCGAGCTGAACCGCGAATTCGCAAAGTATCAGGAGGCACATAACAAGGCCGGTGAGAGTAACGATACGCTGCGGAAGGCGATGGGATTGCACGTTTCGAATTTGAAGATTCTGGCGCAGCCTCTTGCGGACATCAAGCTGCAGATTCCGTCCAGCAGCGATCAATTCGATGAGGGAACATTGAAGGAGCTGCAAAGTATTCTGAATAAG GTGAACGAAATGAAGAAACAACGTGCAAAGCTCTACCAGGATCTGCGTGATAATGTAACCAACGACGACATCACTTCCCAACTGATTGCTCTGGAGGGAGGTGCGGATAATAAGAAACGCATGCAAGATTTGTTCAAAAAAGAACTGGCCAAGCACGATCAACTGGTAGCCCTCCTGGATGCCAACCTCAAAGCCcaagccaacattctgaaagcACTGACTGATATCTATGCGCGCTGTGCTCCGATCATCAAATCCATCAGCGAGGCGAAAAACAAGCGTGAACAGTTTTTCTCGTCGCTTCAGGGGTCGTATGACGTGTACGAAGATTTACTTTCGAAGAGCGCCAAAGGTttggaattttacaagaaattgcagGCTAACGTTCAGAAGCTTTTTTCGCGAGTGAAGGCCGCTTGCGATGTTCAGGATGaagaacgcaatcaaaagcttaGGTCCAGCAATATGGCGAAAAGAACTGAGCCTTCTCGTGAGAGCCCCAAACCAAGTGGGGGACCAAAATTGAAAGATTATCTAAAATCCGGGAACATTAGTTTAGGGTCTATAAAGGCTTCTGGTGTGGACAACAATCCATCGGTTTACATCCCACCAGTGCGACCCAATCCAGTGGGGTCTGAAAGTACAGCTCCGGTTTCAAGCGCTGCTACCGGAGTCCCCGGTTATTACCAGGATTCTTATGCGAACTACAATTACTATTCGGCTGCAAACAACGTTCCAGCGGCATCTGCAACTGACTACTCCCAATactatcaacaacaacaacaacaacagcagcagatgCCCTATGGGAGTCATACAATGCCTTCTTCAACATTCCAGTCGAGTGTCACCAACTCGACTACGGCTACCGCCACCCAGGCACAGCCGCAAACTACGGGTTATGTGAATCCCATCTATCAGAATCCAATGCCACCTTAttacaacaacaacaatcagtATCCGGCCTCGCAACCTTCGCCATCGCTTTCATCCAGTTCATCCAGTGAAGTTGGTTTGAACCAG GGAACACAACAGTGGAATCAAATCAATCAACAGTTTGGTGCTATGAATCTCCAACAACCGACGCAATCCTATCAAACGCCGTCGGTTGCTCCAACAGTTTCCGCTGCAGCAACTTACTCCCAAAATGGAAGCTACCAAGCCGATAGTAGCACCATGAGTCAACAGTACAATGCCTATGGCCCCTCTACGACTCCGAATCAAACGACCACCGGTCAGTACTATCAACAACAGCAACCGCAAATCCAAGTACCTCAATCGTACGCTCAATCTGTGCAACCGACTCCGCAAGAACCTCACAAGATCAACCAAGATTCCACCAGTTCCTATCCTAGCTATCCCGGATACACCTACAATCCTCAAACGGGAACCTACGACTACACGGGGATCACCCAGCAACCGACATCCTACGCAAGTCAGTATAGTGCTGCACCAGCAACTGCTACCGCGACGAccacaactacagcatcatccgCCGCCTCCAACTACTATCCTGTTCAACCTACAAACCCATACGACTACAACAACCAAGTCCAACAACCTCAAGTATCGACCTACGGGTCACCGTACAATAACACGGTCCCCAGTCAACCCACTCCAACGCCGGTCGTCAGTGCAACAGTGGAACAGCCCACTGTGCCCAGTGCGGGAACCTATCCCTACGGTGCCACCATCACTAGTGCAACCGGCTACGATTACAGTCAACAAAATGTGCAGCCACAGCAAACGATGGTCACAGCCGATGGATCCGCAACtgggcaacagcagcagcagcagtcgcaGCAGTACTATTCAACGCAGGATCAATCGCAGAATTCGTACTATGGAAATACTG GTTACGGCTATCAACCTACGCAATCGACCTATACCCAAAACCATCAGCCGGCATCTGCAGATAGCACTTATGCTAATCAGTATTCAAACAGCAATGCTCACTCTCAAACTCCCGCAAATCAAACATCCACCGCTTACAACTACGGAACTTACCCGAACACAGCTACCACCGACCAAACGCCGCAATACACAAACTACCAACAACCAACCCCAGTTCAACAAACAGTGGCCGAACAACCAAGAACTACAGTCTCATCGGCAGCCCCACAACCTCGACCCCAGCCCCAACCTCAATCTCCCGCCACACTCACCACCAAAAGTTCGTCCAACTTGGATCTTCTTTCCGGCATCGACTTCACCCCCGCACCCGTGGCGGCCCCTGTCCTTCAACCGCAAACTTCGGTTCCCCCGGCCGATGACGACGACATCAAAAGCGAAATCCTAACACCGACCAAAGCAGCTCCATCTCTACCGGTAATCCCTGTTCAACCGGATCCACCGATCGCGATCGACCGCAAAAAGAGCGCGGACGAGCTGTCGATCTGCTCGGACCTGAGTTCCATCGATCAGAACTTCGATTGGGAAAGTGCATCGATTCGGGCGGTCCGTGCCGGGTCTTTGCCGGAAGCTCCGACGACGGTGGCGGCGCCGGCAGCTTCCCGCACGCACAGTCGCGTCGGAAGTATGGTCGATAGTAGCATTGTGACGGTTCAGTCGGTGCGAGATCCCTTCGAGGATCAGGCCACGCTGAAGTGGTTCCACAAGGAGGTCGAACGGTTGGAGAAGTTTATCGATAGTTTGAATGTGAAAACGCTGAACGGAACCACGCCGCTGGACGGCAAATGGAAGGAATTGCAGGATTTGTTG GTTAAGGAGGAGTCCAAAAGGCAAGTGAGCGTGGCTCGGCTTTTCCCGGAAAAGAATCGTTCAATTGACTGCGTGCCGTACGATCATGCTCGGGTAACGTTGCCAACTGCCACGGATAATTACATCAATGCTGCCTTTGTGAAG GATCTCGGTTTCGGGTGCCCTCCAATGATCTTGGCGCAAACTCCTATGCAGAACACGGTCAACGACTTTTGGAATATGACTTGGTCTATAAAGGCCAACGTTGTAGTCTGCCTGCACACTCCCGCTGAG ATCCTAGATACTTTCTGGCCAACGGAAATCAACCAGGAACTCATTTACGGTGACTTCTCGGTCACGCTAGTGAAACAGTTTGACCTGACGCATTGCATCGAACGTTCACTTCGGGTAATAATGCACGGTTCCGATGTCATTCACAGCGTAACTCTGCTACAGAACAAACTGTGGCCAAAGCAGTCGGCTGAATATATTCTAGGAATTGCCAGCAATGTCATTGGTGCCCATCGGCAGCTAGCCCAGGAACCGAAACAGCAGAATCCGTTGATCGTCAACTGTTTGAACGGTTCGGATCGATCGAGTTTATTGGCCGTGGCAATGTCAGCTATCCTGGCTACACAGAATAAAAAACCGATTTTGATTA ATGTGGTCGACATTTGGTACCGAATATGTTGTCAGAAGAAGGGAGCCCTTCGAGACCCTAACCACATGCAATTATCGTATCAAATTGTACTAAATAATGGATACAGTATTCTGAACAAGC GTGGTATAATGACATCGTACCAGATGAAAACTGTGCAGGCCACAGCCACCGCCGAGAAGGAAGAAGCCATCAATGACCCATTCAAGGATTTGGATCCCCTGTGGAAGTTGAAATAA